GGCCTCCAGGAGGGCGGTGCAGGGCAGCGGCAGCCTCCGCCGTTCCCTCCCGCTTTTCTTATGCACGGGGGCCTGGGGCTGGTGGCGGCTTCAGACTAATCTAACtccagaaaagagagaagaaaacagtGGGATGGAGTCTGCGCGCCAGTGAGTGGAAAAACAGCCTCCCCGGCGCCACCAGGCAGAGGAGGGCGGGTCCCGAGGGCGGCGCGAGAGGAGAGGAGCCGAGAGGAAGTTGAGGTGCCTGTTCTGCAGCTGCTGCGCGTCCCACCGACCCGCTGCTCGCCGTCCCTGGGCCGTACTGGCCCTCCGCCCTCGGCCCAGACCCGGACCCGGCCGTGCTCCACACCAATGGGACCAGTCGGGAGGGCCACGTGGGGGTGTGGAGGCATTGGGGAGATCTGACCTAGACCTGCCCCCTATGACAGTTTCAAGAGCACCCCACTACTTGACCCCCGCTGGGCAGAAGCTACCGAAGGAGACCCCGCGAGGGTCAGGGGAGGGTGTCGTCAGACCCGCGCTGAGCCCTGCAGGATGCTCAGGGCCAGGGCCCCACCCTCTTCTGGCCCTTCTCCCTCAGAGTTGTCCATTGACTGGACAAACCATCCCCAATGCTGGCTCTTTGACCCATAGTCAGCTAACTCCCCGGCACCTGCTTCGGATCCCTGGAGGGCTGAGGATTGAATTCAGGAGCCTAGGGATTCTCCGGAGCCTGCAGGCAGAGCTCCGACTGGTGGGTGAAAGTTACAAGGAGGCAGGTTTCTGAAGGAAGCCCTGCGTAATAATCAGAGCTGCCCAGCCTGTATCTAAAAGTGGTCAAGATGCAGGCTGAAGCGTCACGGGTAAGGAATGCTGCAGAGGAGAGTCTACGGACAGGCTAGATGACCCTTAGCATGGAGGGAGAGGACCCCTCACACCTGTCAGCTCTGCAGTGCTCGTGGTTCCGTCATGGTGGAGCTGCCGAGTGACCCGCTGGCCTCCCTAAGCTGGGCTTGACCATatgtaggaaggaaagaaaaggtaccaagtttgcttgtttgtttatttgtttgtttcagatCCCAGCATGTGCTAAACACAGTCCCAGATCCTTCCCTAAAAGTTATCTTCCTCTATCCTCGCCACAATCCTGAAAatcaagtctttttaaaaaaataatgttttcattttaaaaaaattataaatcttctttttcttcttcttcttcttcttattactttatagagacagagtcttgctatgttgcccaggctggtctccaactcccaggctcgagtgatcctccctccttggcctcccatgggctgggattacaggcatgagccactgtgcctggccaaccagGTCTTCTAATATCCATTTTATAGACAGACACACTGAGGCTTAGAGTGGCTGGGTGACTTACCACAAGTCCTGTAGTGCTGGTATTTGAACTCAGGTGTGCCTGACCCAAAGCTTTGCTCTCCTTCACATTTGTACCTCCTGATACCTCCGGGCCTTCTCTTCCCACTGGAAGTGCTGCCGCCCACCAACATACACCTTGTTTTTTGCTCATCCTAATCCTCCCTGACTTCAGGGCCCACACCAACTCCTACCTCCTGGAAGAGCCCTCCCAGCCCACCTTGGCCCACAAAGATCTGAGCAACTCCTCCCAAATAATTAAGAGGAAGGAAACTGGACCCTAGAAGTGGgaatagagggaaggatggacaaAAAAGGATGGAATCATGCCAAGATCAAAATGAATTCTTAGATGCTTGGGACTTATGTCTCAGAGCTGAAGGCGGTGCTGAGAAACCTATCTGTACCTCTGTTTCCTCTTCAACAAGATGGAAGCTCGAGTGTTTGTGTTGCTGTCTCATCCCTGCCCAGGAGGAAGGAAGTCCTTAGGTTCAGAGATCAACAAATACATTAGCCACCCTGTGCtgggtgcctactatgtgccaagtgctTTTACACACAGCAACCCCATGATGGCGGGCAGGGGGGGCCTCATCCTCATTGTATAGATGAAGAAACGAAGGCACAGGCAGTGATGCAGCTGGCCCAGGGACAGGGTTTGTGAGTGGTAGagacaccatttgacccagttcTGTCTCACTTTGGAATCTGAGCTGCTTTCCCTTTACACTGCTCTCCTCCACCCTCATCCCACCTGGGCTAGAGCCTCGGAGCTCCTCTTAGCCTCTTAGAACTCCATCCccaagaggtggggtctttgagAAAAATGGAGAGACTTCAGCTTCTGTGTCTAACTTCTCAAGCCTTGGGGATGGTCTGATTTCCCCCGGATACCTGGATGTGACAGGGGTATTAAGGTGGTTTTCAAAGACCCCTCTACAGGAGGACTTTTGTGCTTGGTTGGTGCTAAATAAACACGCAGTCCACCTGGACAATTGTCACGTGACCCCCATGGTGACCACACACTGTGGTCTCTTCCATGTGAACCTAGCTTCTGACATCTTGTCTCATCGCCTGTCACCCCAGGTGTGTCACACCAGGTAGGCTGTGTGTCATGTCCTTATGGACCTGCCCCGGCCCACCCAGTCTCACCTAGGACATGCTTACCCAAATCAGAGGGCTCCCACTTCATGAGACGCCTGGATGATTCCCACTCCCTGAGCCCTGAGCATAAAGGAAGAAAGGTACTGAAAAGCCACAGACGAGAGTGGACCCTAGGGCAGGGATGtctgttgaacctgggaggagatgGCAAACATCAGCCTTGGAagggctgggcagaggggagCCATCGGTCCCTGTACCTGCCATGACAGTTCTGACCCCTTTAGACTAATACTGCTCATGGGCCCACTGCCCTAGGGCCATCCAGGGCAGTGTCACACCTGAAGGCATCAGATCCCCTTCCAGCTCCAAATTTCCTGCCTCCAATGGGCAGGCGAGTGCTAGGAAGTGTGGATCTGCCTAGGGGAGTACTGCCCAGCACTGAAACCCTTCCTTTTTCCACCTGGTTTTGGGGGTTGGAGGGGCTGTGGGCTCAGATCCCCATTCCTGCCTCTTCAGCTGGCCACGCCTCACACTTTGCTGAAGTAGGTGGCCACCTCCTTACGCGGAGGCCGGGGTCCACCCCCAGCCCAGCCGTTGCCCATCAGCGGCGGCTCCTCCTGGCCCAGCCGCAGAGGTGGTTTGCATTTGTGCCAGCTTGTGAGCAGCCTGTTCATGGTGCCTTGATCCGTGATGCCACGCAgcttctccctttcctcctctgcACCATCGGGGGTCGTGGGGGCAGCTTCGGAAGCAGGTGCCGTGGCCAGTGTCCCGTGGGTGTGACCCAGCTCCAGGTCATGGTTCATGGCCTCGAAGAACTGCTGGATGCAGACCTTGGCGAAGGCCTTGGCGTGCTCTGTGCACGTCTCGTCGAAGAGCTTGCGCTCGATGTCGATATAGTGGGACCAGTATTTGCTCTTGAGGAAGGCGGCCTGTGTGAAGCAGGGCCGCACAGAGCGCACCACGAATGCCAGCAGTGTGGTCAGCAGCACGAACGACCAGCCCAGCGCCtgtggggagaagagagagagtcaCGGGGCACTGTCCTTGGGCCTCCGAGCCTGTTCAGACTCCCAAAGCACTCTTTACGCCAGTGCCTCTAGGGCAAAGAGCACAAATTGGGCAAGTGAGCCTGCCTCTTGGCCTccatttcctcgtctgtaaaatgggcatagaaATTGAAATAATGGAGATAGGTGCACCTCATGGAAAGAAGATCACGTGGGTAAAGCACCCACCATGCTGGCAGGGCACCCAGGGCCCAGGAGTTAAGTGGGCAGACCCTGGAGTTAGGCTGCTTGGGTTTGAATGCTGTCTCCACTACTTACTAGTTGACCAGAAGTAAAGCActcaacttctctgtgcctcagtttccacacctaTAAAGCAGCTGTTGGTAGCACCTATCTCAGAGTGTTGTTGTGAGGACTGAATGTGATAAGCTTAGCGCAGTGCCTGGTACCCAGTGCTCAGTGACTATTAACCATTACTGTTGTGCCAATAGGCCCTCACTTACTTACTGTGCCTCTTCtttcaggaagccttccttgatctCCCCAGGCCATAGTGGCCCATTTTCCTCTGAGTCTTGAACCTCTCCTTTGGCTCCTGGTATTGTCACCAGTGCCGTGCCAAGTGAGTACCTCCTCTGTGTCGGTTCTGAGCTGGGCCTTCAGGGGTCATGGAGGCGAATCAGGCAAGAACTCAAACTCTGCGCTGAAGAGCACCCTGCGCTTGGTTCCAGCTCTGCTCTGTCAGCTCGCTGCAGGGCATGGGGCAGGATGCTGCCCTGGCCCATGCTTCAGCGTTAGGCCCCAGCCGCACAGAGAAGCACTTGGGCAGATCAGGACTGGGGCTGAGGGCAAGCCCAGATGCCTATAGGGCCAGGCAGGTCGTGACAGAGCACACGGGGTGGGGAGCCACTGAGTATGTGCACAGGCTGGGGGCAGCCCAGGCTGTTCCAGGAGTACATGCGGGCCCAGTGGAGCTGGATCTTCTGGATTTTCCAACTTGGAAATcacaaaaaaaatgatttttatgtgaaaaattccgatttttattttaattttatttgctgttttgttttgagacaggtcttgctctgttacctaagccggagtgcagtggcacaattacagttcactgcagccttgacctcccacttcagcttcctgcgtagctgggactacaggcgtgtgccaccaagcctggctaatttttttctttctttttttttggagacagggtctcactatattccccaggctggtcttgaactcctgggctctagcaatcttcttgccttggcctctcaaagtgctgggattacagacatgagccacatcGTACCCGGCCCATTCTGGTTTTTAGAAGATGCCAACAAATTCTAAAGTTGAATCTAGAATTCAGTCTCTGAAGGCCAAATCAAACGTGTATAGGCCAGGCAGCCTGTGGCCTTTGCGGCCCACTCAGCTTATGATGTGGTGGCTTAAAGTTCAGGTGGAATGGCAGCTGCCAAGGCCCTGAGGCCGGGGACGATGGGATGAGTGCCCACAGGAGAGGAGGCACAGGTTAGGGAGGAGAGGGAAGTAGAGTTCAGTCAGGATGCTCAGAGCGTGACATTCACCAGGGCCATCTGGGTGGTGATAGGGGCCTCCCAGGAGAGAGGCCCCTGCTAAAGTGGGAAGCCAGGGGTGTCTGGACTTGCCAGGGCAGAGTTTCTCCAGCCCTTGCAGGGCAGGCTGGCCCCAGCCCCTCACCCTGACAGCACCTGGTCTGCCAGCTGTGAGGGCGGGCTGTCTGGGTGGTCCTCCCCACAGGGTACTGACTGGGCTGGAGGAAGCCCGAGAGGCTTGGATGGGTGAGCGTGGAGGGGCAGAGGATGCGGGAGTAGGGCTGGGGAGGACCCTCACTCTGGCTGACCCGTCAATGGGCTCTCCAACCTGCCTTTCTGTCACATCCCAACAGGGCCTCTCTTTCACCCATGCACCCCCTTCCAGGACACCCTGGTCCTCAGCTCCCACTCCCCAGCAGAGAAGCACCAGATGGGGGCATTTGCCAGGGAAATGTACCCAAATGGCTTAGCCACCCACTGGCCTCACCACTGCCGAGGCCCGGAAGAGGGAAAGCATGCAAATTCCTCCAGCTTCCAAGCTCAGAGATCAGGATAGGGATGCAGGTCCACTCTGGGGACCTCAGGACAGGGGTCAGGCCCACTCACCAGAAGCCTCTGGACAGAGGGAGCCAAAGCACGTTTTCCGGATGGCCCTGGGCTGAGGGCAGACGTGTGGCTCTGCCTTCAGCCTCAGTTGGGGAGATGCTCCCCACACCTCGGAGCTCCACCTGAGCAGAGGCCCCATTTTGAGAGGTAGGGGGACAGGGCCCTCCCAGAGGGACCTTGATCTGCCAGGGAGACCCAGCGTGAGGCCATGCAGCCCCCTCACCTGGGAGATGCAGCGGAGGTAGCGCACGGCCACCTCTCGGGCCAGCAGCCAGTCGCCATCGTAGATCTCAGGGCAGGGCACCCGGGCCAGCAGGCGGGCAAGCTCGGGAGCAGGAAGGCCGGGTGCCAGGCTGCCGTTGCCCAGTGCGCTCACAGGCACGGCAGTGCAGAAGGCACAGAGGAAGCATTTGCCGTCGAGTAGTGTGACGGCCACCCAGACGACGGGCGCGATGAGGGCGCGCTGGGCCATGGAGCAGAACATGTAGCGCAACACAGCGGGGTCCTTGGCCCGGCGGCCCGGCGGCCGCTTCCACTCTTCGGCCAGCATGGACACGTTGTTGTTCACGACCAGGCCAAGCAGAAAGAGCACCAGGGGTGGCGCCAACAGGATGCCCGCACTGTAGGCTGCATTGTAGCCCGGCAGGCAGGGGCAGTTGAAGTCGAAGGCCGAGTACATCTGGGCACTGGCCAGGGCCATGATGCCACAGATGCCGTTCATGAAGGACTCCTGGTTGGACTGCAGGAACTGGAAGATCATCCGGAACTTGTCCATCGTGCCCCCTGCGGGGCCTGGCCTTCTCTTCCCaactcactgctgcctccaaGAGGGCCCCTGCTGCCCACCCTGCCCAGTGGGTGCCCACCTCATGACTCGGGCTCTCCTGGCTGGGACCAGCAGAGCTCAGAGGCTGAGGTCACTGTCGCTTTGAGGAATCTTTAGTCAGGTGCTGGCTGAGAGGGTGCAGATTGACCAATCCTGTGGGTTCAGCCAGGGCTGTGCCCCTCCCTCCtgggcttctctctctctgcagccGCCTCCACCTCCAGCGCTAGCACCTGCTAGAGACCAGCTTTCTGTgggtgtgggagggagggagggagaggcggGAGAGAAGGCTCAGACACAGGCTGGGAAGACACTGTCTCCAGCAGGGCTGGAGTTTGGAGAGTCCAGGGCTGCTGCAGGGGCCTGAGGTCCTGGACCTTGTCTTCTGGGCTCCTAGGAAGCTCATCGCCCTCCTTTTGCCCTTCTCACTGGGGGTCTCCTCCATGCTGTATCAGAATCCTAGAGGGCTCCTCCATCAGTTCCCCAATGACAGTGTTGTGCTGCGgtggtggtggctgcagtgagggTGCTGCTGGTGGTTGTGGGGATACTGGCCACAGAGGggatggcagtggtggtggtggggatggtgCTAATGTGGACATGGCTTAGAAAGAAACATCCTGGATTTGCTGGCAGAGGACTTGAATTTGACAAGTTGCCTGGGCAGGGGCTGTGGCCTGTGAGTGTGCTGTAGGGGTCCTTGTGTCAGCCTGCCTGTGTCTCTGTGGGTGTGCCTGTGTGTTTGTGGGCTGTGGACGGCAAACCCTTTCCTGGCTCCACCTCCGACCTCTACTTCCCCAATCAAAAAATAAAGGGGTCTGCATGCTGACAGCAACGGGGTGAAAAAATTAAATGGGTGGGGTGATGGGGTTTCATGCCTGGAGTCTGGGCCTCCAGAGTGCCTGCAGAAACCTGGCCAGCCCTCCTCCACTGACACATCAAAGAGGAGGAGCTGAGCGtgctcactctgatgcccagggcTCTCCCTGACCTCCCACGGCAGGTCAGATCCAGCTCCAGCTGGGCGGCTCCTGTCTGGGGAAAGGGGTGGGGTCTGGGGCTGAGACAGAGCCTGGCCAGGACATCTCCATGGGGCCCACAGATCTGTGCCTCCCCATGTGTGTGCCCACACGTGAGCTCACTGTGCCTTTGGGCCTCTGcatctgtgtatctgtgtgtgtgtgcgaccATGTTAGTGGTCTTTGTGTCTGAGGGTCTCTGTATCGCTGACCAGAACCAGCATTGACCCAGGCTTGCCCTGGGTGGAGCACTATGGCAGGCACTTACATGCATTGCCTGTGTAACCTTTGTACGATCCTATGGGACAGGTACTaccacccccattttacagaggtggggactgaggcttggagaggttaagTTATCAGCTGAGAGTTACCCAGCTTGTAGGTGGAGGAGTGGGACTGGAACCCAGGCTAGCCCTCtcgtgggggtgggagtggggggtggAGGAGGGATTAGGAAATGTTTTTTGGCCTTTCTCTTCTGGGCGAATCAGGCTCCTGTTCTGCTGGTCTGGGTGGAGATGCTGGAATGTCACCAATAGGATACAGTGGGGAAGGATGTTGCTTCCCTTGCTATCAGGCTGGGCTTGGGGCATTTGGAGCCCCCAGGCTGGTAGCCTCTGGAAGACCCTTGCAGAGGCTCCCCAGGGAACACCATAGGTGGATGGCAGGATGAGGGAGGTCCAGTGATGGAGGTGACCTACCCTGCACGTCTCCTGCAGTGTTTGTGTGCATGGCCAACAGCAGGCAGCAGGTGTGAGCTGATGCCAGAGCTGGGGTGGGCTTGGGGTGGTCCAGGAAACCAGGAGGGGTGGTTTCAGGGGGCCACCTGGAATTCTGTCTTGTATATTGCACACAGCTCCCTGTTTGTAGACAGCGTGCCTTTCTAGTAGTGCCCATGCTGCCTGCTCTAACCACATATACACATTCTGCAAATTCTAAGCacagtgttatttttaaaatacttgaggctgggtacagtggctcacacctgtaatctcagcacttttgggaggccaaggtgggaggatcacttgaacccaggagtttgaggctgtggtgagccatgatcacaacactgcattccagtctggatgacagagcaagaccctgtctctaaataataataacaacaataataataataataataataataaaatactcaaTATAAGACAGTTTGATTAGATTCTCAATCAATCATTCTCATTATTATAAGAATTTTGGTTGCAGagtgggcactgtggctcacggctgtaatcccaacactttgggaggccaaggagggaggattgcttgagcccaggagtttaagaccagcctgggcaacatagagagacccagtctctatgcccgaaaaaaaaaaatgtgttacagTTGTCAATGAGAGTGAAGAGTGaagattaattcttttttttgagacggggtctcactctgtcacccagcctgctgtgcagtggcaagatctcagct
This genomic stretch from Pongo pygmaeus isolate AG05252 chromosome 8, NHGRI_mPonPyg2-v2.0_pri, whole genome shotgun sequence harbors:
- the CALHM1 gene encoding calcium homeostasis modulator protein 1, coding for MDKFRMIFQFLQSNQESFMNGICGIMALASAQMYSAFDFNCPCLPGYNAAYSAGILLAPPLVLFLLGLVVNNNVSMLAEEWKRPPGRRAKDPAVLRYMFCSMAQRALIAPVVWVAVTLLDGKCFLCAFCTAVPVSALGNGSLAPGLPAPELARLLARVPCPEIYDGDWLLAREVAVRYLRCISQALGWSFVLLTTLLAFVVRSVRPCFTQAAFLKSKYWSHYIDIERKLFDETCTEHAKAFAKVCIQQFFEAMNHDLELGHTHGTLATAPASEAAPTTPDGAEEEREKLRGITDQGTMNRLLTSWHKCKPPLRLGQEEPPLMGNGWAGGGPRPPRKEVATYFSKV